The Archocentrus centrarchus isolate MPI-CPG fArcCen1 chromosome 24, fArcCen1, whole genome shotgun sequence DNA segment ATCCACAAGACCGAGTGTAGCACTGTACATCTTCCCATTCTGCTCCAGGACATGGGCGCTGTTCTCCAgacctgaaataaaaaataaaaaccattcATCAAAATCAAGGTCATAAAAGGAGATATGCTGCAGTTTCAGTCCTGGATACTATTGATTACCCGAGTCTGGATCCACAGCAGCTCCACCTTTCACCGTGAGTTTCATCTTCTTGGATTTGCTACCACCTGTAATGGCACAATAAATGTCACATTTAGATCTACTTGTATACCATATACACAGATCACTGTTCTAATGCATTCACTCAGTATTTTCTCAGCAGTTGCCCTTTaccttcctcctccttcacccTCCCTGTGCTCTTAGTAGCCTGTGTTCCAGACTTGGAGGCCACAGTAGGAGCCTGAGTTTCGACTTTAACCTCTGCCCCCCAGGGGGAGATGGCGTGCAGGGATACCAGCTCTTGGAGGGCTTTGCCTGATGACTTTATGTCTGTGAGGAAATCCTCAGAGACCACGCGCACGCCGGCATCCCTTACTTCCTCCATCTTCTTACTCATcttctccacctcctctgtgAATGCATGTCAAAGAATGTGTCAGAAGTTTGACATGTTACATTATTCTTTTTCTGAGGGTATCTATATTAATTCTCACTTAAATAAAATTGTTACTCACTCTTGTTGCTGAGGCACAGAGTGGCCTTACTGACCGTGCCGGTGATCTTTCCACCGAGCTCCTCTACAGCCGCCTTCAGATCATCTTTGTTCTTAGACAGCTTGCCCACAGCCAGCAGTTTCATGCCAGTAAGAGGCTTGTCTAGGGGACAAAATGCacagaataaaatgtttttttaataacaatacTACAGTTCTGAATTGTTTCATTGCTTATTGTCCAGGGTACAGAAAGGATAGAAAATTCTAATGCTTTAGCACAGTCCTTTAAGTTTTTCTCACCTGAAGGTGCTCCCTCTGACAGTGGCTCGGTTGGAGCACTGGATGCACTCGGCAGAGGTTCTGATTTGGCTGCTGTCAGGGTTTTTACAGGAGCCTCTTTGGGGTAAACTCTGTCCTGCCGcttgaatttgaattttttcagAAAAGGAACTTCATGGAATTCCTAAAACAATAAGACAGGATATTTCAATGACATATAAATAAAGCAGTAATTACCAATTAGTTGTATAGTGCAGCTTAATTTTGAGTGCTGCTCATTGGCTACTTTATTTTTCCACTGGTACTGGAGCTTAATCTAGAAGCAGTTCTACATATTCCATCAGGAATGACTGGTGTTGGTGTCAGTGTCAAAAAGCTAACAACAGCACCCCACCACAAAAAAGTTAGGATGACTCAGTTGCAACAACTGCATGAAATTCACTAGGGACTGACAGATGCAGCCCACAGATTTTGTCCAAAGTCACCATCCAGCCACAGTAATCACTCCCAACTTGTGCTATGTAATTCTGTGAGGCGTGTGGATTAGTTCGCAAAGGGCACCAAAGAAGAACCTGCCCTGCACCTGTGAAAAAGATGCATAAAAATAGTTAAAGTGAAATGAGGTGACCCACCTTGGGAATGACCCAGTCTTGGCGTAGGGGTTTTTTGGTTTTGAACACACACTTTGTCCAGGCAGAAATGTTCCCTGTGCAGTAATAGGCGTCACCCTTAAACACCAGCTGGCCCTGGCACTCCTTACAGGCCTCAAGAGCGCCAAAGGCCATGCCGTCAGCCAGGCTGTCAACCACCTGCCAGTTCAAAGACACTCATCATTAAACACAAGAACTGCAGCATGCTTCAAAGTAACAACGACTTTAGTTTTAACTCATTTATATAAAGTGGTAAATCCACAAAAAAACACTACATTCATGAGcagtaaatataaaatcatcTTTAATAACAATCTGCTTTCCAATATGCCACATCAGGCACATAATGAAACATAATGctcatgaaaatgaaacaagcGTCTCTTACATTGGTCTCTCCCGAGGGAACTTCCTGGCCGTTTGCAATCAGCAGCTCCTTCATGTCATTGGCTGAACAATATTTCCGCAGCTTGTCCTTAATCCCCCAAATAAGCTGGCTTTGATTCTGCAGACAAATGCAgccatgacacacacaaaaaaatgaacatgacaTCAAACATTATCAAACTAAAATATGAAAAGTAGCTTAAAAACGTACCTTTAACTGGTCGTCTAGCTTTTTCTTCTCACTGTCTTCCTCTGTCTTCTGTTTCTTTGACGCTCCGTCAACGTCATCAGATTTCCGCTTCCTGTGAAGGCAAACATAAGTTTTCAAAAAacttcaaaactttttttttttttttttgaggtaatTTAGCAAGGTCAACAAGTAAGGTGAGAAAACATCCAAATTAACTTCCTAAATGAGCCTCAGAGGAACACAGGACAGGAGTCAAGATGAGGAATAACAAGCCTGATTCTGACACCTTCAGTCATTAAGCAGATTCATTTGGGCTTCATTCGTTaatggacacacacaaacacaagctggGACATGTCTGCACAGTCCCAGGTGTCACTGTTGATTTTGTGCCCTCTGCCCTGACAAGGAAAATGCATTAGCATCCTGTGAGaccagacatgcacacacacatttcagttAATGACCATCCAAGTCTCAGACAAACCTCCCTCATCAGACATCTATGGGGAGAAGGGAGACATATAAAACAACTTGGAAATGTGTTCCAGCAGAAGTGCATGTTTGCTGTTTTCTGAGTGAAGCTGGCCAGTGTCAGAATAACACTGATGACGCCTTTAGATTCTCTACTAAAAATGATTATAAACAGACCCAACTCTGCTGCAGACTGGTGAGTAATTTTCCTTCTTTAGTGCATTTCATTGCCTCTCTGAGTTTGATTTGCAccttatttctttctttaggaTGAATATGGAGGACACCGTGGCATTGTTCAAACTCTACACCTTCCAAAACACAAGCAACTCCTCCTATTTGTTGTCCCCTGTTCCAAAAGGTTTCCAGAAgttttcagctgcttctttaTCGAATGCCTCCTCTTCAGCTTCGCCTCCACCTGCCGACTTGGTGATTTCCCCCAACGTGGCGTACATGGCGGCCGAGCTCGTCATCGCCTTTTTCTCCACTACAGGAAATCTGCTGGTCTGTGCCGCTGTGGGCCTCAACCGCAAATTGCGCACCGTCACCAACTACTTCCTGGTCTCGCTTGCAGTCGCTGACATTTGCGTGGGTGCGATCGCCATTCCCTGTGCCATCCTGACCGACATCGGTCTGCCGCGTCACAATCTCTATCTGTGTCTCCTCATGCTCAGCGTTTTGATCATGTTCACCCAGAGCTCCATCTTCAGCCTGCTGGCAGTGGCTGTGGAGCGCTACGTCGCCATTTTCATGCCGTTTCGATACCAGGTCCTCATGACGCCTCGCAACGCCATGCTGGTGATCCTCGCCACGTGGATTCTGGCTTTTCTCATCGGACTTGTGCCTCTGATGGGCTGGCACAAGACACCGCCTGATACAGGATACTGTTTCTTCGTCCTGGTGGTGGACATGACCTACATGGTCTATTTCAATTTCTTCGCTTGTGTGCTCACACCTCTGGTGATCATGTTCCTCATCTACGCCCAAATTTTTGTCACGGTCAAGCGGCAAGTGCGGCGCATCACATCTGAGCAAAGAGGCAGAGGTGACGGACAAACGAGGACCACAGCCAACATGCGGCGAGAGATGAAGACGGCTACTTCTCTCTTTTTAGTCCTTTTCCTTTTCACAGTCTGCTGGATCCCGCTTCATATAATCAACTGCTTCCTGCTTCTCTGTCCACATTGCTATGTGCCtctagagctgctgctcactgccaTCATCCTGTCACATGCAAACTCCGCTGTCAACCCCTTCCTTTATGCGTACACCATGACTGCTTTCAGGGACACATTTAAAGCAATTTTTATGTGCTGCAGGACAATGGTGGACCGAGAAGCTTTAAATGAGACCAACAGTGGTGAACAACGCTAGACCTGACCATACTTTGATCCCAAAATTTAAACCTGAATAAATGATTTTGGCTCACCCCTCAGATTTGACAGCAGGGAGCCTCTTCTTCAACTCTTCCTTGTCCTCTGCCCGCAACGCATTGAATCCCTTCAGCTGAGCGGCGCTGTACTCTGGCTTGAAGGCCAGCTCCTCCCTGCGGCTCACGAAACATGCCGTGTGGTACCAGCGGTCAATCAGACCCAGCTGTGGCTTCTCAGGGTCCACGGTTTTCTTGGACACACGAATCTGATCCTGGAGGTTCAAACAGATCAAATATTTATGTCAAAATGACAAAGTTAACCCACCAGTTATTGTTAAATTTAAACAACAGTTTCGAGCCAATACAAGTGATCACAAACCTTTTCTATTTTCTGCTCGCAGCCTTTGCATGTGCTGCGGTTCGACTTGGCATATTCCACAGCAAAGTCATTCAGTGTCTTCTCACCTTTAGCTCCACCTTTTGGGTCACCTTTCCCTACAAACAGGTATAATAATGAGTCTACAGatgcagtcaaaaaaaaataatttactaaCATAATATTGAACAGAACTCAATCAAGAAGTTTAAGACTAGAGAATATTTGCTTGAAAAATTACTTTTGTGCAACTGAATAATCCACTTAAAAATCAGTCATTGAAATAGttgtcagttttcattcaaatGACTACACTTTGTGCGCATGTGCCAGCCACCTACGGTTTGGTCACCAGGAGAGCAGCtgtgtgcagatttttttttttgtttgatctcCTTTCCAGAGTCAACAACTCCTATAAattcctgtcactcatctggtAATTATGTTATCTTCTCATGATAAAGACATTTACACTAAAGGGAGAAATTAGTTTTTATTACTGTACTGATTGATGCTCTGATGAAGCAATATTTACCCATTACCTAGAAATGCCATTTTATTTCTCTGTCTGCTTATAATAACTAAAGAAGTTTAAGATAACATTAATTCATTTGTCCAATCGTTTCCATGGGGGGCACAGCCTAATAAAAGTACTGACCTCCTGCAGCGCCGCCACTTTCAATGGCCTTTTTCACCTTCTGCTGATCGTCCCAGCGGAGGTCAGAAAACCCAGCGATATCAGCAGTGGACTGAGCCGCTGCTCGCTGCCAGAAGCAGGAGAAGTGGTGCCAGTGGGGGACTTTCCCATCAAACATGGGAGACtggaagacaaagaagaaacacaGATGTTTAGCTTCACAGTGTAAACCATCTCTTATTACTTCTTCCAGCTGAAAGATTATACAATGTCTTTGGAAGGGTATATTTTTCCTGCCGGACAGAAAAAAATCGTATCTTTTCTTTACTGATGTCATGTTATTTTTAAGATGTCCACCCTGTTCACTGTATGTCCACATGAGCTGGGTACTTATACGACACAAGCAATAAATTCTTCTACTGTCTTAAAAAAGAATGATACAATGATACTTTGGGTGTACTTTAAGTTAAATTCTGGTTCTGCAAAATTTTACAAATAGTCCATTGTTTTGTGAAATTTTTTTGTGGacatcagcataaaaaaaaaaagatgtaaacatACTGTTTTATagcaaaaatgttcatttgcatCCATAACCCATATGGACAggtaacaaaaatataaacaacagTGATACATAGATATAAACATGGAAtaaagagaaaggagaaaacacatttttgctaCAGGAAATAGGTTATGTGTTGCATTCCTCTCCTCTCAGCAACCAACATGATGcatatacaattttttttttttagattcaatAAAAAGCCATGATTTACTATGTCAGtcctcttttttatttatttattgctactTTATATAAACTGCAAACAAGAGTGGCTCAAGAATAGAGCCCTGTGGGATCTCTATAGTCATGAAAAGGATATAATGCGTGAAGTGATCAAAGTGTACTTTGCCCCTGctgacttgtgtgtgtgtgtgttaaacacACTGACTGAATGTGACAAGTCTTTGGAGAGAAAAGTCGAGTGACCTGAAAATCTGGAGCTGCTCCATCAGCCATGAGTAGGCCGACTCTCAGCAGCCACATAAGCAGCTCTCGGGACTCTTTAAGTGATTAGCTCTCTGTGGGGCAGCGGCACCGGTATTGCCGCCGCTGTGTGCTGTGATTTGGGCTCCTGGGCTAGAAAAACTCCGAACACCTGCAGACTCCGAGCATAAATCAAACGAGTTCATGAATTGCACGACGCATAATTGCCAGACTGAGACAAGAGAAAGGCTTCGCGGCTCTTTGTGATCAGGAGTC contains these protein-coding regions:
- the parp1 gene encoding poly [ADP-ribose] polymerase 1; protein product: MADSQEDKLYRAEYAKSGRASCKKCKENIAKDSLRMAIMVQSPMFDGKVPHWHHFSCFWQRAAAQSTADIAGFSDLRWDDQQKVKKAIESGGAAGGKGDPKGGAKGEKTLNDFAVEYAKSNRSTCKGCEQKIEKDQIRVSKKTVDPEKPQLGLIDRWYHTACFVSRREELAFKPEYSAAQLKGFNALRAEDKEELKKRLPAVKSEGKRKSDDVDGASKKQKTEEDSEKKKLDDQLKNQSQLIWGIKDKLRKYCSANDMKELLIANGQEVPSGETNVVDSLADGMAFGALEACKECQGQLVFKGDAYYCTGNISAWTKCVFKTKKPLRQDWVIPKEFHEVPFLKKFKFKRQDRVYPKEAPVKTLTAAKSEPLPSASSAPTEPLSEGAPSDKPLTGMKLLAVGKLSKNKDDLKAAVEELGGKITGTVSKATLCLSNKKEVEKMSKKMEEVRDAGVRVVSEDFLTDIKSSGKALQELVSLHAISPWGAEVKVETQAPTVASKSGTQATKSTGRVKEEEGGSKSKKMKLTVKGGAAVDPDSGLENSAHVLEQNGKMYSATLGLVDIVRGTNSYYKLQLLEDDVQKRYWVFRSWGRVGTTIGGNKLDKFHDKNSALDNFLGVYKEKTGNNWGSSNFTKYPNKFYPLEIDYGQDEEAVKRLTASAGTKSGLAKPVQELIKMIFDVESMKKAMVEFEIDLQKMPLGKLSKRQIQSAYALLTEVQQAVSDRVPEAQILDLSNRFYTLIPHDFGMKKPPLLNNLDYIQAKVQMLDNLLDIEVAYSLLRGGAQDNEKDPIDINYEKLKTKIEVVDKTTNEAEIIEQYVKNTHAATHNTYTLEVQEIFKIVREGEHQRYRPFEELHNRQLLWHGSRATNYAGILSQGLRIAPPEAPVTGYMFGKGVYFADMVSKSANYCHTSQSDPVGLILLAEVALGNMHELKKASHITKIPKGKHSVKGLGRTAPDPNATVTLNGVQVPLGKGVHTNIDDTSLLYNEYIVYDVAQINLKYLLKIKFNYQTSLW
- the LOC115774078 gene encoding adenosine receptor A1 codes for the protein MEDTVALFKLYTFQNTSNSSYLLSPVPKGFQKFSAASLSNASSSASPPPADLVISPNVAYMAAELVIAFFSTTGNLLVCAAVGLNRKLRTVTNYFLVSLAVADICVGAIAIPCAILTDIGLPRHNLYLCLLMLSVLIMFTQSSIFSLLAVAVERYVAIFMPFRYQVLMTPRNAMLVILATWILAFLIGLVPLMGWHKTPPDTGYCFFVLVVDMTYMVYFNFFACVLTPLVIMFLIYAQIFVTVKRQVRRITSEQRGRGDGQTRTTANMRREMKTATSLFLVLFLFTVCWIPLHIINCFLLLCPHCYVPLELLLTAIILSHANSAVNPFLYAYTMTAFRDTFKAIFMCCRTMVDREALNETNSGEQR